One window of the Rhizobium etli 8C-3 genome contains the following:
- a CDS encoding potassium channel family protein: MWRSIGALRCRLRSLYLGASPRAVRFQCVLGLIDLSIIFFFIVGPYISNPSYMLFDYILAVLLALDLIIRASISSTVRAWIVRPTTWVDVLVLSTLLFPETFSSFAFLRAFRIWSLSQSNVFKLMIYHFGLNAREDVIRACINLLTLLFLTTGFVYTTFFYQTGAGGFINALYFTVATVTTTGFGDITLPGTLGKLTSIVAMILGVSLFVRLAQAVVRPSKVSFSCDECGLLRHDADAVHCKACGQVLNIPDEGS; the protein is encoded by the coding sequence ATCTGGCGCTCAATCGGCGCTCTCAGATGTCGCCTAAGGTCGCTTTATCTTGGCGCCAGTCCCCGCGCAGTTCGTTTCCAGTGCGTCTTGGGCCTTATCGATTTGTCGATCATATTCTTTTTTATTGTTGGGCCCTACATCAGCAACCCCAGCTATATGCTTTTTGACTACATTCTAGCAGTTTTACTGGCATTAGACCTCATCATACGCGCTTCAATTTCGTCGACTGTTCGCGCTTGGATAGTACGTCCGACAACGTGGGTGGATGTTCTCGTTCTTTCGACGCTCCTTTTCCCGGAAACCTTCTCCAGCTTCGCCTTCCTTCGGGCATTTCGTATTTGGTCGTTAAGCCAGAGCAATGTATTTAAGCTGATGATATATCATTTTGGTTTGAACGCCCGGGAAGACGTTATACGAGCTTGTATAAACCTACTTACGCTTCTATTTCTAACCACCGGATTTGTATATACAACATTCTTTTATCAAACGGGGGCTGGCGGGTTTATAAATGCATTGTATTTTACCGTCGCGACTGTAACTACCACCGGATTTGGCGACATCACTCTACCAGGGACACTGGGGAAATTAACTTCGATCGTAGCGATGATACTAGGTGTTTCGCTTTTTGTTCGACTTGCACAAGCCGTAGTCCGACCCAGTAAGGTTTCCTTCTCCTGTGACGAATGTGGACTTCTACGACACGATGCTGACGCAGTACATTGTAAAGCCTGCGGACAAGTTCTAAACATTCCGGACGAAGGTAGTTAA
- a CDS encoding SDR family NAD(P)-dependent oxidoreductase — protein sequence MHRNGSLGEAATGRLQAEAIDARFLQLDVTDRTTIRASAHQIESSFGKLDTLVNNAGTGSPLDGPVGKADLSEVRRLFEVNFFGALEVTQALLPLLKKARSARIVNVLSGLGSLTRNSDPAWEFAGVQMIGYNRSKAALNMATVLLAKELADSGIKVTRWRRASPPQQILTAGASERKP from the coding sequence GTGCACCGCAATGGCTCCCTTGGCGAGGCAGCGACTGGCCGGCTGCAAGCAGAGGCTATTGATGCCCGCTTCCTTCAACTGGACGTCACGGACCGCACAACGATCCGTGCCAGTGCGCACCAAATCGAAAGCAGCTTCGGCAAACTCGATACTCTTGTGAACAACGCCGGCACGGGATCACCGTTAGACGGCCCGGTGGGCAAAGCGGATCTTTCTGAGGTCCGCCGCCTCTTCGAAGTCAACTTCTTCGGCGCGCTGGAAGTCACTCAGGCCCTGCTGCCACTCCTCAAGAAGGCGCGCTCGGCGCGGATCGTCAACGTTTTGAGCGGGCTTGGCTCCCTGACGAGAAACAGCGATCCCGCCTGGGAATTCGCGGGCGTTCAGATGATCGGCTATAACAGGTCGAAGGCGGCTCTCAACATGGCAACCGTTCTTTTGGCGAAGGAGCTGGCGGACAGCGGCATCAAGGTGACTCGGTGGCGCCGGGCTTCACCCCCGCAACAGATCTTAACGGCGGGGGCGAGCGAGCGCAAACCGTAG
- the tnpC gene encoding IS66 family transposase — MTPADLQLPDDVDALKAMILAMAEKAARADALESEVADLKARNADADEQIAKLKQVLKAFDRYRYGRRSEKQSKNIDADLDEQGAFVFEEIETGIAAIQALVEKGRGAGAAKRAPRPRKGFPPHLERIHVVIEPDELPEHAGKPKILIGEDTSERLDVIPPKFRVIVTHRPKYAFKDEDGVIQALAPAHIVESGIPTEALLAYIAVSKYGDGLPLYRQEAIFLRDHVEVDRGIMARWMGKLGFELEILADYTFNQIKQGERIFADETTLPTLVPGSGSAKTAYLWAYARDDRPFGGSGPPMVAYRFEDSRSGDCVARHLDGYRGILQIDGYTAYNRVARPDRGNDGALLAGCWAHSRRRFYELHTSDSSKVATATIEKMGALWAIEEKVRGQSPDRRVAARQEASMVVVADLYKLWQDTLPRISGKSKLAEAIRYAINRREAFEQFLHDGRIEIDSNIVERAIRPQAIVRKNSLFAGNAGGGRTWATISTLIQSAKMNDVDPLAWLTQTLQRIAAGWPASDIDALMPWNFQK; from the coding sequence ATGACACCAGCCGATCTGCAGCTTCCCGATGACGTTGATGCGCTGAAAGCCATGATCCTGGCGATGGCTGAGAAGGCTGCGCGCGCGGACGCTCTGGAGAGTGAAGTCGCTGATCTCAAGGCTCGCAATGCGGACGCCGACGAGCAGATCGCCAAGCTGAAGCAGGTCCTCAAAGCCTTCGACCGTTACCGCTATGGAAGACGCTCGGAGAAGCAGAGCAAGAACATCGACGCGGATCTCGACGAGCAGGGTGCGTTTGTCTTCGAGGAGATCGAGACCGGCATTGCCGCCATCCAGGCATTAGTCGAAAAAGGAAGAGGTGCAGGCGCTGCGAAACGTGCGCCGCGTCCACGCAAGGGCTTCCCGCCGCATCTGGAACGTATCCATGTGGTGATCGAGCCGGACGAGCTTCCTGAGCATGCCGGCAAACCGAAGATCCTGATCGGTGAAGATACCTCCGAGCGGCTGGATGTCATCCCACCGAAGTTCCGGGTGATCGTCACCCACCGTCCGAAGTATGCCTTCAAAGACGAGGACGGGGTCATCCAGGCCTTGGCACCGGCGCACATCGTCGAGAGCGGCATCCCAACGGAAGCGCTGCTCGCCTATATCGCGGTCTCGAAATACGGCGATGGCTTGCCGCTTTATCGGCAGGAGGCAATCTTCCTGCGCGACCATGTCGAAGTCGATCGCGGCATCATGGCACGGTGGATGGGCAAGCTCGGGTTCGAGCTCGAGATCCTTGCGGACTACACCTTCAACCAGATCAAACAAGGCGAGCGAATATTCGCCGACGAAACGACATTGCCGACGCTGGTGCCAGGATCGGGATCGGCCAAAACCGCGTATCTATGGGCGTATGCCAGGGACGATCGGCCATTCGGCGGAAGTGGTCCGCCGATGGTGGCCTATCGTTTTGAAGACAGTCGATCCGGCGATTGTGTCGCTCGGCATCTCGACGGCTATCGTGGCATCCTGCAGATAGATGGCTACACTGCTTACAACCGCGTCGCCCGACCTGACCGGGGAAACGACGGCGCGCTATTGGCTGGGTGTTGGGCGCACAGTCGCCGCCGGTTTTACGAACTCCATACGAGCGACAGTTCCAAAGTGGCAACGGCGACGATCGAAAAGATGGGCGCGCTGTGGGCGATCGAGGAAAAGGTGCGTGGACAAAGCCCTGATCGGCGTGTTGCCGCCCGCCAGGAGGCGTCCATGGTCGTGGTTGCCGATCTCTACAAGCTGTGGCAAGACACGCTGCCTCGCATCTCTGGGAAATCCAAGCTCGCCGAGGCCATCCGCTACGCCATCAACCGGCGTGAAGCCTTCGAACAGTTCCTTCACGATGGACGGATCGAGATAGACTCCAACATCGTTGAACGGGCTATCAGACCCCAAGCAATCGTTCGGAAAAATAGTCTATTCGCGGGTAACGCCGGCGGCGGCCGGACGTGGGCGACCATCTCAACCCTTATTCAGTCCGCCAAAATGAACGATGTTGATCCGCTCGCTTGGCTAACGCAAACACTCCAACGCATTGCGGCCGGATGGCCGGCCAGCGATATCGACGCTCTCATGCCCTGGAACTTTCAAAAGTAA
- the tnpB gene encoding IS66 family insertion sequence element accessory protein TnpB (TnpB, as the term is used for proteins encoded by IS66 family insertion elements, is considered an accessory protein, since TnpC, encoded by a neighboring gene, is a DDE family transposase.): protein MIPAGAKVFLASHPVDFRKGPDSLLSLVRDAGNDPFNGSLYVFRAKRADRIKIAWWDGSGVCLYSKRLEKNQFVWPKIGHARVQLNHAQLMALIDGMDWKRVRTVAVKRPELVG from the coding sequence ATGATCCCGGCCGGTGCGAAGGTGTTTCTGGCAAGCCACCCCGTGGACTTTCGCAAAGGTCCAGATAGCCTTCTGTCGCTGGTGCGCGATGCCGGTAATGATCCGTTCAACGGCTCGCTTTATGTCTTCCGTGCAAAAAGAGCAGACAGAATTAAGATCGCCTGGTGGGATGGTTCCGGTGTTTGCCTGTATTCGAAGCGGCTGGAAAAAAATCAGTTCGTTTGGCCGAAGATCGGCCATGCCAGGGTGCAGCTCAACCACGCACAATTGATGGCGTTGATCGACGGCATGGACTGGAAACGCGTCCGTACCGTTGCTGTGAAACGGCCGGAACTTGTTGGGTAA
- a CDS encoding SDR family NAD(P)-dependent oxidoreductase, which produces MRPTSDDQDGPLRLAAQDSEFSRRRFLQLSAIGASAGLVSGPVFGEDSGQLPADTSAWTAANIPDQRGRRVLVTGGNGYPQEDRSGLGYHVALGLARAGADVTIASRNRELGEEAVRRIGAAVPGAAIHFETLDLANLASVRQFADSMSAPGQSLDLLVNNAGVMGRLSREASIDGFERVFATNTLGHFTLTALLLPMLQKGRDPRIVWVGSSRMSAAIPFDDLQQEQKYDYAAAYDNTKLANLTLALDIERRSKSAGWGVASLAAHPGVARTSLIPNGPGLNSREGERFRTMGEMFQPAERGALSLLYAATSPQAVGGGYYGPKEGVKGPPAEAPVPPAAQDRQAATTLWTTLELLGKVSFG; this is translated from the coding sequence ATGCGACCGACGTCCGACGATCAAGACGGCCCTTTGAGATTGGCCGCCCAAGATTCTGAGTTTTCTCGGCGTCGATTTTTGCAACTGTCAGCAATCGGTGCGTCTGCCGGTTTAGTCTCAGGTCCCGTATTCGGTGAGGACAGCGGTCAGCTGCCGGCTGACACTTCGGCTTGGACCGCTGCCAATATTCCTGACCAGCGCGGGCGCAGGGTATTGGTGACGGGTGGGAATGGTTACCCACAGGAAGACCGAAGCGGTCTGGGGTATCACGTTGCGCTCGGTCTGGCCCGTGCCGGCGCCGACGTGACGATTGCATCACGCAACAGGGAGCTGGGCGAGGAAGCGGTGCGCAGGATCGGCGCGGCTGTGCCCGGCGCCGCCATCCACTTTGAAACGCTCGATCTCGCGAACCTCGCATCGGTCAGGCAGTTTGCGGACAGCATGAGCGCGCCTGGCCAGAGCCTCGACCTCCTGGTCAACAATGCTGGCGTCATGGGGCGCCTGAGCAGAGAGGCGAGCATCGACGGGTTCGAACGGGTTTTTGCCACCAACACGCTTGGACACTTCACGCTGACCGCCTTGCTGCTGCCGATGTTGCAGAAGGGACGCGATCCGCGGATCGTCTGGGTTGGCAGCTCGCGCATGTCCGCCGCTATTCCGTTCGACGACCTACAGCAGGAACAGAAGTACGATTACGCTGCAGCATACGACAATACCAAGCTCGCTAATCTCACGCTGGCCTTGGATATCGAGCGTCGAAGCAAGTCGGCTGGTTGGGGCGTTGCGAGCCTCGCCGCACATCCGGGTGTCGCGCGAACCAGCCTCATCCCGAACGGACCCGGCCTTAACAGCCGCGAAGGCGAGCGCTTCAGGACGATGGGTGAGATGTTCCAGCCGGCGGAGCGGGGCGCACTTTCTTTGCTTTATGCGGCGACGTCACCGCAGGCCGTTGGTGGGGGCTATTACGGCCCTAAGGAAGGGGTTAAAGGTCCGCCGGCAGAAGCGCCGGTTCCGCCCGCCGCCCAGGACCGTCAGGCGGCGACCACGCTGTGGACCACATTGGAGCTACTGGGAAAAGTCTCGTTCGGCTAG
- a CDS encoding SDR family NAD(P)-dependent oxidoreductase, translated as MSTILITGGHSGIGLKCVRQLAAQGIDLVLAGRNPTHLELAASSIRSGAGVKVAIVEMDVSSLVSVRKGAAQCRQMIESGSISGLQAILCNAGATFRGDATYTEDGFELTFATNYLGHFLLVQLLIDSLEGDGRVVFTASGTHDPDTADGKFIGRAVRPDAFALAKTGLDGGKPLPGGTRYTTSKLCTVLHAYELDRRLKVAGLSISSIAYDPGAIAETGLLRDLPGPARALIGSPPVRWLMRRMGLTLGDLTQSGHALADLATGKDFGSGRYYQWKDGVLGETRSATMSYDEELAQALWRDSKTLAGVSPDEEPDCLK; from the coding sequence ATGTCGACGATTTTGATCACCGGCGGGCACAGCGGTATCGGCTTGAAATGCGTCAGGCAACTGGCCGCACAGGGAATCGACCTCGTTCTGGCCGGCAGAAATCCCACGCACCTCGAACTGGCTGCATCGTCGATCCGCTCGGGCGCGGGCGTGAAGGTGGCGATCGTCGAAATGGACGTCTCGTCTCTCGTGTCGGTTCGCAAGGGGGCCGCGCAGTGCCGCCAAATGATCGAAAGCGGCTCGATCAGCGGACTACAGGCAATCCTGTGCAATGCCGGAGCGACGTTCCGCGGCGACGCCACCTACACCGAAGACGGTTTCGAACTGACTTTCGCCACCAATTATCTCGGCCATTTCCTGCTGGTGCAGCTGTTGATCGATAGCCTCGAAGGGGATGGCCGCGTGGTGTTCACCGCCAGCGGGACGCACGATCCCGATACGGCAGACGGCAAGTTTATCGGCCGCGCGGTAAGGCCGGATGCGTTCGCTTTGGCGAAGACGGGACTGGACGGAGGCAAACCGCTCCCTGGAGGCACGCGCTACACGACCTCGAAGCTCTGTACCGTGCTACATGCCTACGAGCTTGACCGGCGGCTGAAGGTTGCGGGCCTCAGTATTTCGTCTATCGCCTACGATCCGGGCGCCATCGCGGAAACCGGGTTGCTAAGGGATCTGCCGGGACCGGCGCGGGCGTTGATCGGATCGCCGCCGGTTCGTTGGCTGATGCGGCGGATGGGTCTGACCCTCGGCGATCTGACCCAGTCCGGCCACGCGCTTGCCGATCTCGCCACCGGGAAGGATTTCGGGTCCGGGCGCTATTATCAATGGAAGGACGGCGTCCTCGGCGAGACACGTTCCGCCACGATGTCGTACGACGAGGAACTGGCTCAGGCGCTCTGGCGCGATTCGAAGACGCTGGCGGGCGTCAGCCCGGACGAAGAACCCGACTGCCTGAAATGA
- a CDS encoding TetR/AcrR family transcriptional regulator, whose amino-acid sequence MSTHDTLIQAAANLLDDGGEQAVVLRAVGHAAGVSHNAPYKHFHNRDALLAAVAATDLETLTTNFAGSVASFWKGRRDGYRWTQLCRECGELLKCRLAIC is encoded by the coding sequence ATGAGCACCCATGATACGCTCATTCAGGCCGCGGCGAACCTGTTGGATGACGGCGGCGAACAGGCCGTCGTCCTGCGGGCCGTCGGTCATGCGGCCGGCGTATCGCACAATGCCCCCTACAAGCATTTCCATAACCGCGACGCCCTGCTGGCCGCCGTCGCTGCGACCGACCTTGAGACGCTGACGACAAATTTCGCAGGTTCTGTTGCAAGTTTTTGGAAAGGTCGCAGAGACGGTTATCGCTGGACACAGTTATGCCGCGAGTGCGGCGAATTGCTGAAATGCCGATTGGCCATATGTTGA
- a CDS encoding IS6 family transposase codes for MSKEKDVILYAVFFYVRYAVSYRDLEEIMAERGVAVDHATLNRWVVKYSPLIACQAQRRKSATSSSWRMDETYIQVKGKWTYFYRAVDKFGKTLDFMLSEHRDEAAASAFFARTIKSNGWPEKVVLDKSGANLAGLQNINRLLLLYGWFWLIEILQVKYLNNMIEQDHRFIRKLTRPMKGFKSFRSASATLDGIEVAHMIRKRQFSTYGQSAFQQFAALAA; via the coding sequence ATTTCAAAGGAGAAAGACGTGATTTTATACGCGGTATTTTTCTACGTGAGATATGCGGTCTCCTATCGTGATCTGGAAGAGATTATGGCCGAGCGCGGCGTTGCTGTTGACCACGCGACGCTGAACAGATGGGTGGTGAAATATTCGCCCCTGATTGCCTGCCAGGCCCAGCGCCGCAAATCCGCAACCAGCAGCTCCTGGCGGATGGACGAGACCTATATCCAGGTCAAAGGCAAGTGGACCTATTTCTATCGCGCTGTCGACAAATTCGGCAAAACCCTTGATTTCATGCTGTCTGAGCACCGCGATGAGGCCGCGGCCAGCGCTTTCTTCGCCCGCACGATCAAGAGCAATGGCTGGCCCGAAAAGGTGGTCCTCGACAAGAGCGGCGCGAACCTGGCAGGATTGCAAAACATCAACCGGCTGCTGCTGTTGTATGGATGGTTCTGGCTGATCGAGATCCTGCAGGTCAAATATCTCAACAACATGATTGAGCAGGACCACCGGTTTATCAGGAAGCTGACCCGACCCATGAAAGGCTTCAAATCTTTCCGATCTGCGTCAGCGACACTGGACGGCATCGAAGTGGCCCACATGATCCGCAAGCGGCAATTTTCAACATATGGCCAATCGGCATTTCAGCAATTCGCCGCACTCGCGGCATAA
- a CDS encoding GNAT family N-acetyltransferase produces MISKRPAIEADKPFLVWLKEVGMREYAVALWGSWSPDLDVRNSIDGCQIIVEDGHDVGCVTVEKHSDHLWLEELFIEPASQRRGIGSKILWGVIADAESGEIPLRLSVLTNNPALDFYLRHGFRIHQESAERQVI; encoded by the coding sequence ATGATTTCCAAGCGACCGGCCATCGAAGCCGACAAGCCTTTTCTCGTATGGCTAAAGGAGGTTGGTATGCGAGAATACGCCGTTGCACTCTGGGGCTCCTGGTCGCCTGATCTGGACGTGCGGAACTCTATCGATGGCTGCCAGATCATCGTCGAGGACGGCCATGATGTCGGCTGCGTTACCGTTGAGAAGCATAGTGACCACCTATGGCTCGAGGAATTATTCATAGAGCCCGCATCTCAGCGGCGAGGAATTGGTTCGAAAATTCTCTGGGGCGTTATAGCGGATGCGGAGAGCGGTGAAATTCCGCTCCGCTTGAGCGTCCTGACCAATAATCCGGCCTTGGATTTCTATCTGCGGCATGGCTTTCGAATTCATCAAGAGTCGGCAGAGAGGCAAGTAATTTGA
- a CDS encoding ArdC family protein yields MTTDHNRQTPTDIYERVTSQIIAAIEAGAGDYRMPWHHDGSAITTPVNVAASKAYRGVNIVSLWAAAHAAGYPAGIWGTYRQWQALGAQVRKGERGHLVVFWKTTDRGEADAQDGDADRDEPGRRMFARGYTVFNCAQVDGYTPPAMPVLPEVERIERAERFCTALGIDIRHGGSQACYRPSTDNVQMPDFACFRDAVAYYAVLLHECGHASGASHRLDRDLSGRFGSAAYAMEECTVELLSAMICADLGLSVEPRPDHARYIASWLEVLRSDKRAIFSAASKAQQIADWMHVQQTVARQHEVRGAA; encoded by the coding sequence ATGACCACTGATCACAACCGCCAGACACCGACCGATATCTACGAGCGCGTCACCAGCCAGATCATCGCCGCCATTGAGGCCGGCGCCGGCGACTACCGGATGCCCTGGCATCACGACGGATCGGCCATCACCACACCCGTCAACGTCGCCGCCAGCAAGGCTTATCGCGGTGTCAACATCGTCTCGCTCTGGGCTGCGGCGCACGCGGCCGGCTATCCCGCCGGCATCTGGGGCACCTACCGCCAATGGCAGGCGCTAGGCGCCCAGGTTCGCAAGGGCGAACGCGGTCACCTTGTCGTGTTCTGGAAGACCACCGATCGCGGCGAGGCGGACGCCCAGGACGGCGACGCGGATCGCGACGAGCCCGGCCGCCGCATGTTCGCTCGCGGCTATACCGTGTTCAACTGCGCGCAGGTCGACGGCTACACGCCGCCCGCAATGCCGGTGCTGCCCGAGGTCGAGCGAATCGAGCGGGCCGAACGCTTCTGTACCGCCCTCGGCATCGACATTCGGCACGGCGGCTCGCAGGCCTGTTACCGCCCGTCCACGGATAACGTGCAGATGCCCGATTTCGCCTGCTTCCGTGACGCCGTCGCCTATTATGCCGTGCTGCTTCACGAATGCGGCCACGCTTCCGGCGCCAGCCACCGCCTCGACCGCGATCTCTCCGGACGGTTCGGCTCGGCCGCCTATGCGATGGAGGAATGCACCGTCGAGCTCCTGAGCGCGATGATCTGCGCAGACTTGGGCCTCAGCGTCGAGCCCCGGCCCGACCATGCCCGCTACATCGCCTCCTGGCTCGAGGTGCTGCGCTCCGACAAGCGCGCCATCTTCAGCGCCGCGAGCAAGGCGCAGCAGATCGCCGACTGGATGCACGTGCAGCAGACCGTTGCTCGTCAGCACGAGGTCCGGGGCGCCGCATAG
- a CDS encoding MerR family DNA-binding protein, translating into MVPIEGQSQRSKAVQQPTKSANAQKLWSAAPVLCGDGGRKSVAIVGKLGAHGHVERVVCTTKDFIGEPPRTTAGYRSYDGTHKRRLRFVIRARELGFSLNEIRELLRLIDERNRPCAEARDVAAVHLADVRATIADLRGMERVLKSVVAQCGDGTPPECPLIETLFQERAVN; encoded by the coding sequence ATGGTTCCTATCGAGGGCCAATCGCAACGGTCGAAGGCGGTGCAGCAGCCAACCAAATCGGCAAACGCCCAGAAACTCTGGTCGGCAGCACCAGTGCTATGCGGAGATGGAGGCAGGAAATCCGTAGCTATTGTCGGAAAGCTCGGAGCTCACGGTCATGTCGAGAGAGTTGTCTGCACGACGAAAGACTTCATAGGCGAGCCGCCGCGCACGACGGCGGGTTACAGAAGCTATGACGGCACGCACAAACGGCGGCTTCGCTTCGTCATACGGGCGCGCGAGCTCGGCTTCTCGCTCAATGAAATCCGCGAACTGCTGCGCCTCATCGACGAGCGCAACCGGCCTTGTGCCGAGGCACGCGACGTCGCTGCCGTTCACCTTGCCGACGTCCGGGCGACGATCGCCGACCTGAGGGGCATGGAGCGCGTTCTCAAATCCGTCGTTGCCCAATGCGGCGACGGCACGCCCCCGGAGTGTCCGCTGATCGAGACGCTGTTCCAGGAGCGGGCTGTCAACTGA